The Acidianus infernus genome window below encodes:
- a CDS encoding APC family permease: MKRKLNLLEATAIGLGNIIGAGIFVMAGSIIYLAGPGALLSFIVTGLLAMSIGLNSAELASKFPNTEGGVYSFAKLTMGDTVGFLVGWMRMISYSISGAATALGFASYLPFPSLDYVIAGVLIIALGLIYLAGLKLASEIETALVIINIIGLVSFISFSILVGKFVSSHFTPIAPHGIQGILSGASLAFFAYSGFNTIATLTPDVEDGERKVPKAIILSLIVTSILYILVVFSMLYVLPWQVYGTQGNPLSFALQQIHAPTYVVILISTTAIIATVTVTLSTIIATVRTLKQMAEDDLIPRRFSKDTLSSVVVLGIMISSLALGNVEVIGLVSNFGTVFSYITTAAAVIISRRRGMHGKFSAPAYPVLQMISIILSLVVIVSLGKESLMLGAVSLIIGLLIHEVHVQINVIEKGKRLSPHGKLE, encoded by the coding sequence GTGAAAAGAAAGCTTAACTTACTTGAGGCTACAGCAATAGGTTTGGGAAATATTATTGGAGCAGGAATATTTGTAATGGCGGGGAGCATAATTTACTTAGCAGGACCAGGGGCGTTACTTTCTTTCATCGTCACGGGTTTGTTAGCAATGAGCATAGGGTTAAACAGCGCTGAATTAGCGTCAAAATTTCCTAACACCGAAGGTGGAGTTTACTCTTTTGCTAAGCTGACCATGGGAGACACTGTAGGCTTTCTAGTTGGATGGATGAGAATGATCTCTTACTCTATCTCTGGTGCAGCTACTGCCCTAGGTTTCGCAAGTTATTTACCTTTTCCTTCCCTTGACTATGTAATTGCGGGAGTATTAATAATAGCCCTTGGCTTAATTTACTTGGCAGGATTAAAATTAGCATCAGAAATTGAAACTGCGTTAGTTATTATAAACATAATAGGACTTGTCTCTTTCATTTCATTTTCTATCCTTGTAGGTAAATTCGTTTCTTCGCATTTTACCCCAATAGCCCCTCATGGGATTCAAGGCATACTTTCCGGAGCTTCTCTAGCTTTCTTCGCTTATTCGGGATTTAACACAATAGCTACTTTAACTCCAGACGTTGAGGACGGAGAAAGGAAAGTTCCAAAGGCAATAATCCTTTCCTTAATTGTTACTTCTATACTTTACATCTTGGTAGTATTTTCCATGCTTTACGTATTGCCATGGCAAGTTTACGGTACTCAAGGTAATCCTTTATCTTTTGCCCTCCAACAGATTCACGCCCCTACTTACGTAGTTATATTAATTTCGACTACAGCAATAATTGCTACAGTAACTGTTACTTTATCAACTATAATAGCAACTGTTAGGACACTAAAGCAAATGGCGGAAGATGATTTAATACCTCGAAGATTTTCCAAAGATACTCTTTCGTCTGTTGTAGTTTTAGGAATAATGATCTCCTCTCTAGCTTTAGGTAACGTGGAAGTAATAGGTTTAGTCTCAAACTTTGGTACAGTGTTTTCATATATTACTACCGCTGCGGCAGTAATTATTTCTAGGAGGAGAGGAATGCATGGAAAGTTTTCAGCACCTGCTTACCCTGTCCTGCAAATGATTTCCATCATTCTCTCCTTAGTGGTTATCGTCTCTTTAGGTAAAGAAAGTTTAATGCTTGGTGCAGTTTCACTAATAATTGGGCTGTTAATTCATGAAGTTCATGTTCAGATAAACGTAATAGAGAAAGGAAAAAGATTAAGTCCTCACGGCAAATTAGAATAA
- a CDS encoding transposase gives MGVNAQAVLQKNNEAWSSFFSLLKLKKEGKPPHMNRVSPPIYWKDREARKRKLILIAEVQSLADRTRNIGEGEAYLELLREKRRLFKKLTRRLLHLYRNLASHLIKTLYELGVSTIYLGYPFNIVKEKGNKFTLNMWSYHKLMESIEYGMKVYEVVEYNTSKYCAYHGVEVKRNPRGVVICPKGHKLHSDLNGALNILKKATRILVKVHVV, from the coding sequence TTGGGCGTTAATGCTCAAGCTGTCCTTCAGAAGAATAATGAAGCTTGGTCATCATTCTTCTCCTTGTTAAAACTGAAGAAGGAGGGAAAACCACCACACATGAACCGCGTTTCTCCGCCTATATACTGGAAGGACAGAGAAGCAAGGAAAAGAAAGCTAATACTAATTGCAGAAGTTCAATCGTTAGCTGACAGAACCAGAAACATTGGCGAGGGTGAAGCATATCTGGAATTGTTAAGGGAGAAGAGGAGGTTGTTTAAGAAACTAACAAGACGCCTTCTTCACCTCTACCGTAACTTAGCCTCTCACCTTATTAAAACACTCTACGAACTAGGAGTATCGACAATTTACTTAGGTTACCCATTCAATATTGTGAAGGAGAAGGGTAATAAGTTCACACTGAATATGTGGTCTTACCATAAGTTAATGGAATCCATAGAATATGGTATGAAAGTGTATGAAGTCGTTGAGTACAATACGTCAAAGTACTGTGCTTATCATGGCGTGGAAGTTAAGAGGAACCCAAGAGGAGTAGTTATTTGCCCCAAGGGGCATAAACTTCACAGCGATTTGAATGGTGCGTTAAACATTCTAAAGAAGGCAACAAGAATACTCGTCAAAGTCCATGTAGTTTAA
- a CDS encoding MFS transporter, translating into MAEQKRIHTNIPFRLDRLPWSPWHILVVISLGITWILDGLEVTIVGIIGDVLRSPVTLGLSCFEVGFLGTAYLIGAVVGAIFFSYLTDRYGRKRLFMITLGTYIAGTVASAISWNFISLAIFRTITGLGIGGEYSAINSAIDELIPARVRGWVDLAINGSWWIGTIVGSALSLYILNPAVFPINLGWRLAFFVGASLAFAVLLIRRYLPESPRWLLVHGRVDEAEEIVTQIENKVRDQTGKELEEPQKFLVIHPRDTIGFSDVINTVFKKYPKRAILGLWLMAGQAFLYNAIFFTYALILGKFYGVPADQIGLYIFPFAIGNFFGPLLLGKLFDTLGRKTMISLTYILSGALLAFTGYLFYLGVLSALTQTIAWVVIFFFASAGASSAYLTVSEVFPLEIRAMAIAVFYAIGTGIGGAIAPSVFGALIGSGLPINLFYGYLLGASLMAIAGVVEIFYGVNAERKSLEEVARPLTEVEKIEE; encoded by the coding sequence ATGGCAGAGCAAAAACGAATTCACACAAACATTCCCTTTAGATTAGATAGATTGCCTTGGTCACCCTGGCACATTCTTGTGGTAATATCCTTGGGAATAACTTGGATTTTAGATGGTCTAGAAGTAACAATAGTCGGCATAATAGGAGATGTTTTAAGGAGTCCAGTAACATTGGGCTTATCCTGCTTTGAAGTAGGATTTTTAGGGACAGCCTACTTGATAGGTGCGGTAGTTGGTGCAATATTCTTCTCTTATTTGACAGATAGGTATGGAAGGAAAAGGTTATTCATGATAACTTTAGGAACTTACATTGCGGGAACTGTAGCTTCAGCTATTTCTTGGAACTTTATATCACTCGCAATATTTAGAACAATAACGGGATTGGGAATAGGTGGAGAGTATTCTGCAATAAATTCTGCAATAGACGAGTTAATTCCTGCAAGGGTAAGAGGTTGGGTCGATTTGGCAATAAACGGTAGCTGGTGGATTGGAACAATAGTGGGCTCGGCACTTTCACTTTATATACTAAATCCGGCAGTCTTTCCAATAAACTTAGGTTGGAGATTAGCGTTCTTTGTAGGAGCTTCCTTGGCCTTTGCAGTTCTCCTCATAAGGAGATATTTGCCAGAAAGTCCCAGATGGCTATTAGTTCACGGAAGAGTTGACGAAGCGGAAGAGATAGTTACTCAGATAGAGAATAAAGTGAGAGACCAAACAGGGAAAGAACTTGAGGAACCTCAGAAATTCTTAGTTATTCATCCCAGAGATACGATAGGTTTCAGCGATGTCATAAATACAGTATTTAAGAAATATCCTAAGAGGGCAATCCTAGGTCTATGGCTAATGGCTGGGCAAGCATTCCTATATAACGCAATATTCTTCACTTATGCATTAATACTAGGCAAATTCTACGGTGTTCCCGCAGATCAAATAGGTCTTTATATATTTCCTTTCGCAATAGGTAACTTCTTCGGCCCACTATTACTAGGAAAACTATTTGACACATTAGGAAGGAAAACCATGATATCATTAACTTATATACTATCGGGGGCGCTTCTTGCCTTCACTGGATACCTATTCTACCTAGGAGTATTGAGCGCACTAACTCAAACTATAGCATGGGTAGTAATATTCTTCTTCGCCTCAGCAGGAGCAAGCTCAGCTTACTTAACAGTTAGCGAAGTATTTCCTTTAGAAATTAGGGCAATGGCAATTGCAGTATTTTACGCAATAGGGACCGGAATAGGAGGAGCAATAGCTCCTTCAGTCTTCGGTGCATTAATAGGCTCCGGTTTGCCGATAAATCTATTCTACGGTTACCTATTAGGAGCGAGTTTAATGGCAATTGCAGGAGTAGTAGAGATATTTTACGGTGTTAACGCGGAAAGAAAAAGCTTAGAGGAGGTTGCGAGACCGTTAACAGAAGTTGAGAAAATTGAAGAATAA
- a CDS encoding protein-L-isoaspartate O-methyltransferase family protein yields MNEREEILRKIKNPELAEAFKKVDRAKFLPDNLKSYAYTYVDEPLPILPGVTTTALSLGIYMLDELNLHKGQKVLEIGTGIGYYTALIAEIVDKVVSVEINEEMYRYSSRLLSEYQNVKLVLGDGTLGYEEEKPFDRVIAWASTPTLLCKPYEQLEEGGIMILPMGVGKVQRLYKVIKKGYTPILENLGEVVFSRIRGLFGFYDDYEDDFESRLSRLERQVRSILSRLEKKV; encoded by the coding sequence ATGAATGAAAGAGAAGAAATCCTTAGGAAGATTAAGAACCCAGAGTTGGCTGAAGCATTTAAGAAAGTTGATAGGGCAAAGTTTCTGCCAGATAACCTAAAAAGTTATGCTTATACTTACGTAGATGAGCCCTTGCCTATTTTACCGGGGGTTACTACCACAGCCTTGAGCTTAGGAATTTACATGCTTGACGAATTGAATTTGCATAAGGGTCAAAAAGTCCTTGAAATAGGGACTGGGATTGGTTACTATACTGCTCTAATTGCGGAAATCGTTGATAAGGTCGTTAGCGTGGAGATTAACGAGGAAATGTATAGATACTCCTCTAGATTGCTTTCCGAGTACCAAAACGTAAAGCTAGTGCTAGGAGACGGGACGTTAGGATATGAAGAGGAGAAGCCCTTTGATAGAGTAATAGCCTGGGCTTCTACGCCAACTCTTTTATGTAAGCCTTATGAACAACTCGAGGAAGGAGGAATAATGATTTTACCCATGGGGGTAGGGAAGGTGCAAAGACTTTACAAGGTAATTAAGAAAGGTTACACTCCTATACTCGAAAATTTAGGGGAAGTCGTATTTTCGAGAATTAGAGGGCTTTTTGGCTTTTACGACGATTACGAGGACGACTTTGAGAGCAGACTTAGCAGGTTGGAAAGGCAAGTAAGGTCAATACTAAGTAGGTTGGAAAAGAAAGTTTAA
- a CDS encoding class I SAM-dependent methyltransferase, with amino-acid sequence MDKFVTHLLNPERRKIEDPEKFLPSLIHGVVAELGCGPGYYCQFLVKYAEKVYCVDRNKELLDIARELAKGAIFLNEDACKTSIPSSSVDQVLFANSFHDMRDKKKVYEEVKRILKPGGEIIIIDWKKDANFGPPKSVRMSKEDYVNFFSQDFELEKEFEVGPYHFGLVLKRKSDKK; translated from the coding sequence ATGGATAAATTTGTTACCCATCTTCTAAATCCAGAAAGGAGGAAGATAGAAGATCCAGAAAAGTTCCTTCCTTCTCTTATCCACGGCGTTGTTGCAGAGTTAGGTTGTGGTCCAGGATATTATTGCCAGTTCTTGGTTAAGTATGCAGAGAAGGTTTACTGTGTGGATAGGAATAAGGAACTCCTAGACATTGCTAGAGAGTTAGCAAAGGGCGCGATATTCCTTAATGAAGACGCTTGTAAAACGTCTATTCCTTCATCTTCCGTAGACCAGGTTTTATTTGCAAACTCTTTCCACGATATGAGGGATAAGAAGAAAGTTTACGAGGAAGTTAAGAGAATTCTTAAGCCTGGAGGTGAGATTATAATAATAGACTGGAAGAAAGACGCCAACTTTGGACCACCTAAGAGCGTAAGGATGAGCAAAGAAGACTACGTCAATTTCTTTTCACAGGATTTCGAGCTAGAAAAAGAATTTGAAGTTGGACCTTATCATTTTGGATTAGTATTAAAAAGAAAGAGTGATAAAAAGTGA
- a CDS encoding ATP-binding protein codes for MSEIKQVLVDQRARLERKFENERIIERDVPNLKKYLSHPNVLAILGVRRSGKSTLAEMLLRGENFGYINFDDDRLAGIKVEDLHKVEKAIYELFGEVEYFLFDEIQNVEGWELFVNRLREEGKRIIITGSNSKLLSGELATALTGRHINFTLFPFSFSEYLRFKGVKIERIKDTFTTPSEGVIKRELENYMRVGGFPEVLKISEDFIFSIFSDIVYKDVVQRLRIKRIELFKAFAVNVIKYYSNEISLSKLSKTLKLSNNTVEEWFNGLVNAYVIITSERFTNKPREGITSPKKVYVVDPGFISSIALDSSKGRIMENLVALKLSRMGENLFYFKGDNYEIDFFTRDKAIQVTYASGKDEIPKREIEGLNKVKARDKIVITWDYEDKIREINFIPIWKFLLDSND; via the coding sequence GTGAGTGAAATAAAACAAGTGTTGGTAGACCAGAGAGCTAGACTAGAAAGAAAATTTGAAAATGAAAGAATTATAGAGAGAGATGTTCCAAATTTGAAAAAATATCTTTCTCACCCCAACGTCCTTGCGATACTTGGAGTTAGGAGGAGTGGAAAGTCAACATTGGCTGAAATGTTATTAAGAGGAGAAAATTTTGGGTACATAAACTTTGACGATGATAGACTAGCTGGAATTAAAGTTGAGGATTTACATAAAGTGGAAAAGGCTATTTACGAGTTATTTGGTGAGGTAGAATATTTCCTTTTTGACGAAATTCAAAACGTGGAAGGCTGGGAATTGTTTGTAAATAGGCTGAGGGAAGAAGGAAAGAGGATAATAATAACTGGGAGTAATTCAAAACTCCTTTCTGGAGAACTGGCAACTGCCTTAACTGGAAGGCATATAAACTTCACTTTATTCCCCTTTTCCTTTTCCGAATATCTGAGGTTTAAAGGAGTTAAAATCGAAAGAATAAAAGATACATTTACCACGCCATCAGAGGGAGTTATTAAAAGGGAGTTAGAAAATTATATGAGAGTTGGAGGCTTTCCTGAAGTACTAAAGATCTCTGAGGACTTCATTTTCTCAATATTTTCAGACATTGTGTATAAGGACGTTGTGCAAAGGTTAAGGATTAAGAGGATAGAACTATTCAAAGCCTTTGCCGTTAACGTAATAAAGTATTATTCTAACGAAATTTCATTGTCCAAACTATCTAAAACACTAAAACTTAGCAACAACACAGTGGAGGAATGGTTTAATGGTCTTGTAAACGCTTACGTAATAATAACATCCGAAAGGTTCACAAACAAACCTAGGGAAGGTATTACTTCGCCAAAGAAAGTCTACGTTGTAGACCCAGGGTTCATATCTTCAATTGCACTCGACAGTTCAAAGGGAAGGATAATGGAGAACCTTGTTGCCTTAAAATTATCTAGGATGGGAGAAAATCTCTTTTATTTTAAAGGGGATAACTACGAAATAGATTTTTTCACAAGGGATAAAGCAATCCAAGTTACTTACGCCTCTGGAAAGGACGAAATTCCTAAAAGGGAAATTGAAGGGCTAAACAAGGTCAAGGCTAGGGACAAGATCGTAATAACTTGGGACTATGAGGACAAGATAAGAGAGATAAATTTTATACCAATATGGAAATTTTTACTAGATAGTAACGATTAA
- a CDS encoding D-glyceraldehyde dehydrogenase, producing MEKIQELFINGEWVKPSSEEYLNKYNPSTGELYGKFAAASKEDVDRAIDAAYDAQKKWEKLTSVERSKYLYRLIDLIRQDRESLENLLMDEVGKPRKEAVQEVDGVLDQLQYYAEFARKITGDVVEGTKPERVIFQYKVPYGVVLAITPWNFPAAMIARKIGPALITGNTVVLKPSSDTPFVAGWIVEKVRQAGFPPGTVNLITGKGSVIGDYMTSHKKISVITLTGESRTGVQVMKSASSIMAKLILELGGKAPFIVWKDADLELAAKVLMWAKYWNAGQSCIAAERLYVHEDVYDKFLNLFIEKTKRLKIGEPRTSDMGPLINDQQLKKVSGFVEEAVNQGAKILYGGGKPQLPERYSKGFFYMPTILTDVRQDMKIFREEIFGPVIGAMKVGDDFDEVIELANDSDYGLASYLFTKDVSLAMKAAREIKFGELYINMPGPEATQGYHTGFRMSGQAGENSRYGVEEYVKVKNVYIDYSKDPTAGEVIPPYTD from the coding sequence ATGGAGAAAATTCAAGAGTTATTCATTAACGGAGAATGGGTTAAGCCTTCTTCTGAAGAATACTTAAATAAATATAATCCTTCTACAGGAGAACTTTACGGAAAATTTGCCGCGGCATCAAAAGAAGATGTAGATAGAGCAATAGATGCAGCATATGATGCGCAGAAGAAATGGGAGAAATTAACTTCAGTTGAGAGGAGTAAATATCTCTACAGACTAATTGACCTAATTAGGCAGGACAGAGAGAGCTTAGAAAACCTATTAATGGACGAAGTAGGAAAGCCTAGAAAAGAGGCAGTACAAGAAGTTGATGGAGTCTTAGATCAGTTACAGTATTATGCGGAATTTGCAAGAAAAATTACCGGCGACGTTGTTGAGGGAACAAAGCCAGAGAGAGTTATATTCCAGTATAAGGTTCCCTATGGCGTAGTTCTTGCCATAACTCCATGGAACTTTCCAGCCGCAATGATAGCTAGAAAAATAGGCCCAGCATTAATAACCGGTAATACAGTAGTTCTAAAGCCTAGCTCAGATACACCGTTTGTAGCAGGTTGGATAGTTGAGAAAGTAAGACAAGCAGGATTTCCTCCCGGAACTGTTAACCTAATAACTGGCAAAGGAAGCGTTATAGGAGATTACATGACTTCTCACAAAAAGATCTCAGTAATAACCTTGACTGGAGAATCAAGGACTGGAGTTCAAGTAATGAAGTCTGCCTCCTCAATCATGGCTAAATTAATTCTAGAGTTGGGAGGAAAAGCTCCGTTCATCGTATGGAAGGATGCTGACTTAGAATTAGCCGCAAAAGTATTGATGTGGGCAAAGTACTGGAACGCTGGTCAATCGTGCATTGCAGCAGAGAGGCTTTACGTCCACGAAGACGTCTACGATAAATTCCTCAATCTGTTTATAGAGAAAACCAAGAGGTTAAAGATAGGCGAACCTAGGACCAGTGATATGGGACCACTAATAAATGATCAACAATTAAAGAAAGTCTCAGGCTTCGTTGAAGAGGCAGTAAATCAAGGAGCAAAGATATTATATGGAGGAGGTAAACCACAGTTACCGGAGAGGTATTCTAAAGGTTTCTTCTACATGCCTACAATATTAACTGACGTAAGACAGGATATGAAGATATTCAGGGAAGAAATATTTGGTCCAGTAATTGGTGCAATGAAAGTTGGAGACGATTTCGATGAGGTTATAGAGTTAGCAAACGATTCAGACTACGGCTTAGCTTCATACTTGTTTACAAAGGACGTTAGTCTAGCTATGAAAGCTGCTAGGGAAATAAAGTTTGGAGAGCTTTACATTAACATGCCAGGACCAGAGGCAACTCAAGGTTATCATACAGGATTTAGAATGTCTGGTCAAGCTGGAGAGAACTCAAGATACGGAGTTGAAGAGTACGTTAAGGTAAAGAACGTATACATAGACTATAGTAAAGATCCTACGGCAGGAGAAGTGATTCCACCTTATACAGATTAA
- a CDS encoding transposase, which produces MERTVKLRVKVNYATYSALKEVEKEYREVLEEAVNYGLTKNTTSFIRIKAGIYKTEREKHRDLPSHYIYTACEDASERLDSFNKLKKRGRSYTDIPSVRRVTVHLDDHLWKFSLSVISIATKRGRVFISPIFPKIFWRYYNNGWLIASEARFKLLKGNVVEFFIVFKKDVKSYDPRGFIPVDLNENSVSVLVDGKPLLLETNTRMITLGYEYKRRSITNGRSTKDREVRRKLRKLRERDKKLDVRRKFAKLIVKEAFGSRSAIVLEDLPKRVPEHMVKGVKDKQLRLRIYRSAFSSMKNAIVEKAREFGVPVILVNPTYTSSICPVHGSKIIYQPDGGSAPRVGVCGKGGERWHRDVVALYNLRKRAGDVSPVPLGSKESHDPPVVKAGRWLRAKSLHLIMINKMSEMKV; this is translated from the coding sequence GTGGAGAGGACGGTGAAGTTAAGAGTTAAGGTTAATTACGCCACCTACTCAGCACTCAAAGAAGTTGAGAAAGAGTATAGAGAGGTTCTAGAGGAGGCAGTAAATTACGGGCTTACAAAGAACACAACGTCATTCATTAGGATTAAGGCCGGGATTTACAAGACTGAGAGGGAGAAGCACAGGGACTTGCCATCCCATTATATTTACACCGCTTGTGAAGATGCCAGCGAGAGGCTAGATAGCTTCAATAAGTTGAAGAAGAGAGGAAGGAGTTATACTGACATACCGTCAGTTAGGAGGGTTACTGTTCATCTTGATGACCACTTGTGGAAGTTCAGCCTCAGCGTGATTTCAATTGCTACTAAGAGGGGTAGAGTTTTCATTTCTCCAATCTTCCCAAAGATCTTTTGGAGGTATTATAACAACGGTTGGTTAATTGCTAGTGAGGCTAGGTTTAAACTGTTGAAGGGGAATGTTGTAGAGTTCTTCATAGTTTTTAAGAAGGATGTTAAATCTTACGATCCAAGGGGTTTTATTCCAGTAGACCTTAACGAGAATTCTGTTTCAGTTCTAGTTGATGGTAAGCCCTTATTATTGGAGACTAACACTAGGATGATTACTCTGGGTTATGAGTATAAAAGGAGGTCGATAACTAATGGTAGGTCTACTAAGGATAGGGAGGTTAGGAGGAAGTTGAGGAAGTTGAGGGAGAGGGATAAGAAGCTTGATGTTAGGAGGAAGTTTGCTAAGTTGATTGTTAAGGAGGCTTTTGGGAGTAGGAGTGCTATAGTCTTGGAGGATTTGCCAAAGAGAGTTCCGGAGCATATGGTTAAGGGTGTGAAGGATAAACAGCTTAGGTTGAGGATTTATCGTTCGGCATTTTCTTCAATGAAAAATGCTATTGTTGAGAAGGCTAGGGAGTTTGGTGTTCCCGTAATCTTGGTTAATCCTACTTATACTTCTTCTATTTGCCCTGTTCACGGGTCGAAGATTATTTATCAACCCGATGGGGGCTCTGCCCCAAGGGTTGGTGTTTGTGGGAAGGGAGGAGAGAGGTGGCATAGGGATGTTGTTGCGTTATATAATTTGAGGAAAAGGGCTGGAGATGTGAGCCCCGTGCCGTTGGGCTCTAAGGAGTCCCATGACCCACCTGTCGTTAAGGCTGGCAGGTGGTTGAGGGCTAAGTCCCTACACTTGATCATGATTAATAAAATGAGTGAAATGAAAGTGTAG
- a CDS encoding APC family permease — protein MASSSKIFVRESSGLIKDVSLTDAIMLNLGNLSAGEALFESISPYVTQGGVLWLASVLAFVLSIPQIIVYTLMTLKIRRTGGDYVWITRNIDGRLGSILALSYLIQSTAYFAIIAFFSASSVNAVLCVIGKLDGNPSLLYLASHIFVNPYCSPTLDQRLIFYGISALFFGIVIALNIRKASWGYKLVTGLGLFSILSLILGIIVIGINASDFATKIAPFASAFNIPTTSSKVFFPSDFSIFATLALLPMFALYTYPWINAGPAVSAEFRNAEKVAKLNIIIASLLTFLLVTGAFLEMDLVAGYNFNITAYPTFIYNFWTVAIALAGNPVLQWIIGLGVILWNFYTLSYGVVMFSRYVFALSFDRVLPEKFSEVNKYGSPVYAHLLDLTITLILLAVPVMSVSAATSLYGTTILGAVYLLFGVLAGAVYGFKNKERVLQIAGIIAAGYLSYLAYEAATNPLFGFMTSSGVNMITLTFVVSAYAFAIIVYFASWYKHKREGIDVSTAFKEIPPE, from the coding sequence ATGGCTAGCTCAAGTAAAATTTTCGTTCGTGAAAGTTCTGGGTTAATAAAAGATGTTTCATTAACTGATGCAATAATGCTCAATCTAGGGAACCTCTCTGCAGGAGAAGCTCTCTTCGAGTCTATTTCCCCTTATGTTACTCAAGGAGGAGTATTATGGCTAGCGTCAGTGTTAGCTTTTGTACTATCAATTCCACAAATTATTGTTTACACGCTAATGACGTTAAAAATTAGGAGGACGGGAGGAGATTATGTGTGGATAACTAGAAACATTGACGGAAGACTCGGTTCAATTTTGGCATTATCTTATTTAATACAAAGCACTGCGTATTTTGCAATAATAGCGTTCTTTTCTGCGTCATCAGTTAATGCAGTACTTTGCGTAATTGGTAAGTTAGACGGAAATCCTTCTTTGCTATATTTAGCCTCACACATTTTTGTTAATCCTTATTGCTCTCCAACTTTAGATCAAAGGTTAATATTTTATGGAATTTCTGCACTATTTTTCGGAATTGTAATAGCCTTAAATATAAGGAAAGCATCGTGGGGATATAAACTGGTTACTGGTTTAGGATTATTTTCAATTCTTTCTCTAATTCTAGGAATTATAGTAATAGGCATTAATGCTTCAGACTTTGCCACTAAAATTGCTCCTTTTGCCTCAGCATTTAATATACCAACAACATCAAGCAAAGTTTTCTTCCCTTCAGATTTCAGCATATTTGCAACATTAGCACTTTTACCCATGTTTGCATTATATACATATCCTTGGATTAATGCAGGACCTGCGGTCTCAGCAGAGTTTAGGAACGCAGAAAAGGTTGCAAAACTTAATATCATCATTGCCTCCTTACTAACTTTTTTACTAGTTACTGGAGCGTTTCTAGAGATGGACCTAGTCGCTGGGTATAACTTTAATATTACAGCATATCCTACTTTCATTTATAACTTCTGGACAGTGGCTATTGCCTTAGCAGGTAATCCAGTATTACAGTGGATCATAGGCTTGGGTGTAATACTCTGGAACTTCTATACTTTATCATATGGAGTCGTTATGTTCTCCAGGTACGTGTTTGCACTATCCTTTGATAGAGTATTGCCAGAGAAGTTTTCAGAAGTAAACAAGTACGGCTCTCCAGTTTACGCTCACTTATTAGATTTAACAATAACGTTGATATTACTTGCAGTACCGGTGATGTCAGTCTCTGCAGCTACATCACTTTACGGAACTACAATTTTAGGCGCAGTGTATTTACTTTTCGGAGTATTAGCAGGGGCAGTATATGGATTTAAGAATAAGGAGAGAGTATTACAGATAGCCGGAATAATCGCTGCAGGATACTTATCTTACTTAGCATACGAGGCTGCTACTAATCCATTATTCGGCTTTATGACGTCTAGTGGAGTAAATATGATAACTCTAACATTCGTGGTATCCGCATATGCATTTGCAATCATAGTATATTTCGCATCTTGGTATAAGCATAAGAGAGAAGGAATAGACGTTTCAACAGCTTTTAAAGAAATACCTCCAGAGTAA